In Candidatus Zixiibacteriota bacterium, one genomic interval encodes:
- a CDS encoding NADH-ubiquinone oxidoreductase-F iron-sulfur binding region domain-containing protein: protein MRIGTIDKLDKFRAKCERQFKAQKKKIIVCLGPGCLASGSDKILDEFKSVLKKKKIKGITVETVKKTGCHGFCACGPLVVIEPEGIFYAKVKKIHVKDIIEKTLLKGEIIEKLLYTDPHKKSKKYTDYRSIPFYKYQTRISLRNLGLIDPDEITDYIAAGGYAALAKALTKMKPQKIINEVSKSGLRGRGGGGFSTGRKWATCAKVDDEPRFVICNGDEGDPGAFMDRCIMEGDPHSILEGMIICAFAVGSHDGYIYVREEYPLAVVNLQRAIEAARELGLLGENILGTGFSYDIKIIRGAGAFVCGESSALMKSVAGEIGEPRAKYIRSVVKGVYDKPTVLNNVETFATVPVIIEKGSKWFASIGTEKSAGTKAFSLAGKVRNTGLIEVPMGMTLRDIIYKIGGGIEEDRQFKAVQTGGPSGGCLPEGKIDLPVDFDTLTKAGSMMGSGGMIVMDERTCMVELARYFLDFLVSESCGKCVPCREGLHQLLILCTKITRGKASENDLDLMEKLSKVIQVGSLCGLGQSGPNPFMSTVQYFRDEYLSHITDCKCPGRSCRALITYTINDKCNGCVACISVCPEKAITGEKKKLHVIDQDKCSQCGSCEVVCKYDAIDIT, encoded by the coding sequence ATGCGAATAGGTACGATAGATAAATTGGATAAATTCCGGGCGAAATGCGAAAGGCAATTTAAGGCTCAAAAGAAAAAGATTATAGTTTGCCTTGGGCCGGGCTGCCTTGCCTCCGGCTCCGATAAAATACTCGATGAATTCAAATCGGTATTGAAGAAGAAAAAAATCAAAGGCATAACGGTTGAGACGGTCAAAAAAACCGGGTGCCATGGGTTTTGCGCCTGCGGCCCGCTGGTGGTGATTGAACCGGAAGGCATCTTTTACGCCAAAGTTAAAAAAATACACGTGAAAGATATTATAGAAAAGACTCTTCTCAAGGGAGAGATAATTGAGAAATTACTTTATACTGATCCGCATAAAAAGAGTAAAAAATACACTGACTATAGATCGATTCCTTTTTACAAATATCAGACACGGATTTCGCTTCGTAATCTTGGCCTGATAGATCCCGATGAAATTACCGACTATATCGCCGCAGGGGGGTACGCGGCTCTGGCAAAAGCTCTCACAAAAATGAAGCCCCAAAAAATAATCAATGAAGTCAGTAAATCGGGGTTGCGCGGCCGAGGCGGGGGCGGGTTTTCTACCGGACGAAAATGGGCCACCTGCGCCAAAGTTGATGATGAACCGCGTTTCGTGATTTGCAATGGCGACGAAGGCGATCCCGGCGCCTTTATGGATCGATGTATTATGGAAGGCGATCCCCATTCGATTCTGGAAGGTATGATAATTTGCGCTTTTGCCGTCGGGTCGCATGATGGATATATTTATGTTCGTGAAGAATATCCGCTGGCGGTCGTCAATCTTCAGCGAGCTATCGAAGCCGCGAGAGAACTTGGTTTGCTGGGCGAAAACATTCTGGGCACCGGGTTCAGCTATGATATAAAAATAATTCGTGGTGCAGGAGCCTTTGTCTGCGGCGAATCTTCAGCATTGATGAAATCGGTAGCCGGAGAAATTGGCGAACCTCGCGCCAAATATATCCGTTCCGTCGTCAAAGGCGTCTATGATAAACCGACCGTGCTCAATAATGTCGAAACGTTTGCCACCGTTCCGGTCATAATCGAAAAAGGCTCAAAATGGTTTGCCTCGATCGGCACCGAAAAAAGCGCCGGCACTAAGGCATTCTCATTGGCCGGAAAAGTACGCAATACCGGATTGATTGAAGTGCCGATGGGAATGACCCTCCGAGACATAATCTATAAAATCGGCGGTGGAATTGAAGAAGATCGACAGTTTAAAGCGGTACAGACAGGCGGTCCTTCGGGTGGATGTTTGCCTGAAGGCAAAATTGATTTACCGGTTGATTTTGATACCCTGACAAAAGCCGGTTCGATGATGGGTTCAGGCGGTATGATTGTCATGGACGAACGCACCTGCATGGTCGAACTGGCGCGATATTTCCTCGATTTTCTGGTTTCTGAATCATGCGGCAAATGTGTTCCGTGCCGGGAAGGCTTGCATCAGTTACTAATCTTATGTACGAAGATTACCAGGGGTAAGGCGTCGGAAAACGATCTGGACTTGATGGAAAAATTATCGAAGGTTATCCAGGTCGGCTCACTATGTGGTCTGGGCCAGTCCGGTCCCAATCCATTTATGAGCACGGTTCAGTATTTTCGTGATGAATATCTGAGTCATATCACTGATTGCAAATGTCCCGGGCGCTCATGCCGAGCGCTTATTACTTACACGATAAATGACAAATGTAACGGCTGTGTCGCCTGTATTTCGGTATGTCCGGAAAAAGCAATCACCGGAGAAAAAAAGAAATTGCATGTTATCGACCAGGATAAATGTTCGCAATGCGGTTCCTGCGAAGTGGTGTGCAAATATGACGCGATAGATATTACTTGA
- a CDS encoding 4Fe-4S dicluster domain-containing protein, with product MITYRFIVNPSLCTGCRTCELACAFTHTQDRKPGRSRIYPIAYGPDKYVPVACLQCDDAACVKSCMFDALKRNEITGAIDLDRERCVKCMACVAACPFGCALADDVHDEVVKCDICHGTPACVQFCPTKALEYKKIG from the coding sequence ATGATTACTTACAGATTTATCGTCAATCCTTCGCTATGCACCGGATGCCGTACTTGCGAGCTGGCCTGCGCTTTTACCCATACTCAGGATCGCAAACCGGGGAGGAGCAGAATCTATCCGATTGCCTACGGCCCCGACAAATATGTTCCGGTCGCCTGTTTGCAATGCGATGACGCCGCCTGCGTTAAATCATGCATGTTTGATGCCTTAAAGCGCAACGAAATCACCGGCGCGATTGATCTCGACCGTGAACGGTGTGTCAAGTGTATGGCCTGCGTTGCGGCCTGTCCCTTCGGATGCGCCCTGGCCGACGACGTCCACGACGAAGTCGTAAAATGCGATATTTGCCACGGGACTCCGGCGTGTGTTCAGTTTTGCCCGACCAAGGCGCTGGAGTATAAAAAAATAGGTTAA
- a CDS encoding thiamine pyrophosphate-dependent enzyme: MSNSETTVFKRPESLSENITHYCPGCTHGVIHRIVAESLDELGVKGKSVGIAPVGCSVLIYNYFNIDFLEAPHGRAPAVATGFKRVRPDMIVFTYQGDGDLASIGMAEIIHAANRGEKFTTIFVNNAIYGMTGGQMAPTTMPGQKTTTSPAGRDVNLAGHPIRMSELLATLKTPSFIARTSVHSPMHVINTKKIIKKAFRLQKENKCFSLVEVLSTCPTNWGIPPCDATEWVASDMEPYYPLAIYKDYIEGEN, encoded by the coding sequence ATGTCAAATTCGGAAACGACAGTATTCAAACGGCCCGAGTCGCTGAGTGAAAATATTACTCATTATTGCCCCGGGTGCACCCATGGCGTCATTCACCGCATCGTCGCGGAATCATTGGATGAGTTGGGCGTTAAGGGCAAATCGGTCGGCATTGCGCCGGTGGGCTGCTCGGTATTGATATACAATTATTTTAATATTGATTTTCTGGAAGCGCCGCACGGTCGAGCGCCCGCTGTGGCAACCGGCTTTAAGCGGGTTCGACCCGACATGATAGTCTTTACTTATCAGGGCGACGGCGATTTGGCATCGATCGGTATGGCCGAGATAATTCATGCCGCCAATCGAGGAGAGAAATTTACGACAATCTTCGTCAACAATGCGATTTACGGTATGACTGGCGGGCAGATGGCGCCCACGACTATGCCGGGGCAAAAGACGACGACATCTCCGGCGGGGCGCGATGTTAATCTGGCCGGGCATCCAATTCGGATGTCGGAGCTGTTGGCAACTTTGAAAACCCCGTCGTTTATCGCGCGTACTTCGGTACATTCTCCTATGCACGTTATAAACACCAAGAAGATTATTAAAAAGGCGTTTCGTCTTCAAAAAGAGAATAAATGTTTTTCATTAGTCGAAGTGCTCTCGACCTGTCCCACCAACTGGGGAATTCCGCCGTGTGACGCGACCGAATGGGTCGCTTCCGATATGGAGCCGTATTATCCTCTGGCGATTTATAAAGATTATATTGAGGGAGAGAATTAA
- a CDS encoding arsenate reductase family protein, producing the protein MMIQIFGTRKCKNTRKADRFFRERGVKIHFVDLREKGISPGELKSISNSISLEDLIDTKGREYEKNNLKYMKFNIAEELLNNPLLFKTPIARFKGRATVGNQPETWKEWIKEID; encoded by the coding sequence TTGATGATACAGATTTTTGGAACTCGAAAATGTAAAAATACGCGAAAGGCAGATAGGTTTTTTAGGGAGCGTGGCGTCAAAATTCACTTTGTGGATTTAAGGGAAAAGGGAATAAGCCCGGGAGAATTAAAATCCATATCGAATTCAATCTCGCTGGAAGATTTAATTGATACCAAGGGGAGAGAATATGAAAAGAACAATCTTAAATATATGAAATTCAATATTGCCGAAGAACTTCTTAATAATCCATTATTATTTAAAACTCCTATCGCTCGATTTAAAGGAAGAGCCACAGTTGGCAACCAGCCCGAAACCTGGAAAGAGTGGATTAAAGAAATAGATTAA
- a CDS encoding 2Fe-2S iron-sulfur cluster-binding protein has product MLNMQINGKMVKAVEGEYILNTIRREGIDIPVLCDHKALEPCGACRLCMVEISKPEWDGWTRHVTSCLYPAEEGLIINTHTPQVTEIRRTILDLYLARCPNSDVIQKMAGEYGIQKTSFETIPDGDNCIMCYACTRACEVLGKSAISAVQRGPDKAIAPPFDKEPPDCIGCLSCAHVCPTNVIEWNESNGTRTIWNKKFEMISCAKCGKTTTTREFAEYIIEKRDIPKEYFDICDDCKRTELAQKMGRLVDGAKEVAI; this is encoded by the coding sequence ATGTTGAATATGCAAATAAATGGAAAGATGGTTAAAGCCGTAGAAGGCGAATATATCCTGAATACAATTAGGCGTGAAGGGATTGATATCCCGGTTCTGTGCGATCATAAGGCATTGGAACCATGTGGAGCCTGCCGCCTGTGTATGGTGGAAATTTCAAAGCCCGAATGGGATGGGTGGACCAGGCATGTGACTTCCTGCTTGTATCCTGCTGAAGAAGGCTTGATAATAAATACGCATACACCGCAAGTGACGGAAATCCGCCGCACTATTCTGGATTTGTATCTGGCTCGATGTCCCAATTCGGATGTCATTCAAAAAATGGCGGGTGAGTATGGGATACAAAAAACGAGCTTTGAAACTATTCCCGACGGCGATAACTGTATTATGTGCTACGCCTGTACTCGGGCCTGTGAAGTCCTTGGCAAAAGCGCTATATCGGCCGTTCAGCGTGGCCCGGATAAAGCGATCGCTCCACCGTTTGATAAAGAGCCGCCTGATTGCATCGGATGTTTAAGTTGCGCTCATGTATGTCCGACCAATGTAATCGAATGGAACGAAAGTAACGGTACCCGGACGATTTGGAATAAGAAATTCGAGATGATTTCTTGTGCAAAATGCGGCAAAACGACAACGACCCGGGAATTTGCCGAATATATCATCGAAAAGCGGGATATACCCAAAGAGTATTTTGATATCTGTGATGACTGTAAACGAACGGAGCTGGCTCAAAAAATGGGCCGTCTCGTTGACGGGGCAAAGGAGGTGGCGATATGA
- a CDS encoding Mut7-C RNAse domain-containing protein → MKFICDDNLGKLARYLRLVGCDVMYENDISNSRLIGISLDENRTILTRDRKIIEKTLVREFLLIEYDQWSLQLKQVISNFNLILDKEKFFKRCLEDNIPTISVTKESIKNLIYPYTYEHHDNFRQCPKCKRIYWHGSHAKAMLAILKQHGILDI, encoded by the coding sequence ATGAAATTTATATGCGACGACAATCTGGGGAAATTGGCCAGGTATCTTCGATTGGTCGGTTGTGATGTGATGTATGAAAATGATATTTCCAACAGCCGTTTAATTGGAATTTCTCTTGATGAAAACAGGACCATTCTTACGCGCGACAGAAAAATAATCGAGAAAACCCTTGTTCGCGAATTTTTGCTGATAGAATACGATCAGTGGTCGCTGCAATTAAAGCAGGTTATTTCGAACTTTAATTTGATATTAGATAAAGAGAAGTTTTTTAAGAGATGCCTTGAAGATAACATACCAACAATATCCGTGACAAAAGAGTCTATAAAAAATCTGATTTATCCTTATACTTATGAGCATCACGATAATTTCCGCCAGTGTCCGAAATGCAAACGAATTTACTGGCACGGCTCGCATGCCAAAGCCATGCTGGCAATATTAAAACAGCATGGCATATTAGATATTTGA
- a CDS encoding 2-oxoacid:acceptor oxidoreductase family protein, with amino-acid sequence MTGQIEVVFAGFGGQGVMTAGQLLAYTAMEEGKKVCWIPSYGPEMRGGTANCTVVVSDISIGSPIINNPMSACVFNRPSLDKFAPLLKENGLLLINNSLIDVTSGRGDLNELLVPVNDIAIKVGSPKVANMVMLAAFVGATDIVKFKSLKDMFTKKMGKKKSLLEINHAALDEGRKLGKRIKV; translated from the coding sequence ATGACCGGGCAAATTGAAGTCGTATTCGCCGGATTCGGCGGGCAGGGTGTTATGACGGCCGGACAGCTTTTGGCCTATACGGCCATGGAGGAAGGTAAAAAAGTTTGCTGGATTCCTTCCTACGGACCGGAGATGCGGGGTGGCACGGCCAACTGCACCGTCGTGGTTTCCGACATTAGCATCGGATCGCCGATTATAAACAATCCCATGTCGGCCTGTGTTTTTAATCGTCCCTCTCTTGATAAATTCGCGCCGCTTCTCAAAGAAAACGGTTTGCTGCTGATAAATAACTCACTGATTGACGTAACGTCCGGACGGGGTGATTTAAACGAACTCTTGGTGCCGGTTAATGATATCGCTATTAAGGTCGGGAGTCCGAAAGTAGCCAATATGGTCATGCTGGCGGCCTTTGTCGGAGCGACCGATATCGTGAAATTCAAATCTTTGAAAGATATGTTTACTAAAAAAATGGGAAAGAAAAAAAGCCTTCTTGAGATTAATCACGCGGCTCTCGATGAAGGCCGCAAATTGGGGAAGAGAATAAAGGTTTAA
- a CDS encoding NAD(P)H-dependent oxidoreductase subunit E — MSKRTARLETILDRNPRDPSSLITVLQDIQKEFRYLPVEVLSDAAQALNVPLSKIFSASTFYKAFSLTPRGETIIRICKGTACHIKGADLLLEQLESALNIRAGETSSDLKFTVEVVNCVGACAMAPVMMVNNKYHGHVRVDRAVRLAKKG, encoded by the coding sequence ATGTCCAAACGCACAGCCAGGTTGGAGACAATTTTAGATCGTAATCCGCGAGATCCGTCTTCGTTAATTACCGTTCTTCAGGATATACAAAAGGAATTTCGTTATTTGCCGGTTGAAGTACTGTCCGATGCCGCCCAAGCTCTCAATGTTCCCTTAAGCAAAATATTCAGCGCTTCTACTTTTTATAAGGCATTCAGCCTTACGCCTCGAGGCGAGACGATTATCAGAATTTGCAAAGGAACCGCATGCCATATCAAAGGCGCCGATTTGCTATTGGAGCAATTGGAGTCCGCTCTTAACATCCGCGCCGGTGAGACAAGTTCGGATTTGAAATTTACGGTTGAAGTCGTCAATTGCGTCGGGGCCTGCGCCATGGCTCCGGTTATGATGGTTAATAACAAATATCATGGACATGTCAGGGTTGACAGGGCGGTCAGATTGGCTAAGAAGGGTTGA